Genomic DNA from uncultured Acetobacterium sp.:
TTTCGGTTTTGAAGCCACGGCAGCGGAACAGGTCAACAACGGCATTCGCTTTGTGCCGATGAGAATGACGGTTCGTTAAGCGAATCGGGATTTTTCTTAATGATTGCGTTATCAATGAAATAATATTTGACAAAAGCTTCGATATCGATTAAGATTTATCTAATTTAATATTTCAATCAAACCGTTGACGTGGAGATAACGGTGTATCGTGCAGTTACAGAGAGCGGGGAAGGCTGAGAGCCTCGCACAACGCAGAACATCAAATGGACCACTGAGGGCGCAGTCAAAGGAAATAACCATTTCTGAGTATTCTGCGACGTGACGCATACGTCAGTTGCGAGGGATATGTTTGTATCCTGCAGAGTGTACAGGGGTTTTTCTCTGTAAATTAAGGTGGTACCGCGGGCTTAAATTTTAGCGCTCGTCCTTGATTAATTTTTATTAATCAAGGACGGGCGTTTTTTTATTACTTAAAAAGCGTATAAATTAATAACGACAAAACCAACCAACGAAAGGATACGATTATGATTAAACCATCGATGGAAGAGGCCAGAGGGTATTGCGGGGATTATCAGAGCATCCCGATTAGTCTGGAGCTGTTTTCAGATATTAAGACACCGATTGAGGTGCTGAAATGTTTAAAAGCCACTGGCAAAAAGTGTTATTTGCTGGAAAGTGTAGAGGGCGGCGAAAAGTGGGGGCGGTATTCGTTTCTGGGCTTTGACCCGACTCTGGCGGTGACCTGTCTGGACGGCGAAGTGGTGGTTAAAAACGGCAAGACCAGGGATATTCTCACCGATGATCCGCGGACGGTGCTGCGGGAAATTCTGGCCAAGTGGAAAAGTCCCAAGCTGGATTTCCTGCCGGTGTTTACCGGCGGGTTTGTCGGTTATATCTCCTACGATTTTGTTAAATATACCGAAACCAATCTGGTGCTTACAAATGACAATGCCGAAAACTTTGATGACATGAATCTGATGCTTTTTGACAAGGTCATCGCCTATGATCATCTGCGCCAGAAAATTGTCGTGATCGTCAATATTAAAACCGATAACTTTGAGGCAAACTATATCGACGGGGTCATCAAACTTAAGGAAATTGAAGCGCTGATTAAAAACTGCAACAGCACCGTGGCTTTCCGGGGTCAGGTGACTTCAGAGTACCGCGCACTGTTTACCAAAGACTATTATTGCGAGATGGTTGAAAAAACACGGGAGCATATTTATCAAGGTGATATTTTCCAGGCGGTGATTTCCAACCGCTTGGAAGCCGACTTTGAAGGCGATCTGCTGTCCGCCTATCGGGTATTGCGAACCATCAATCCTTCGCCCTACATGTTCTATATCGACTTTGACGAGATCCAGGTGGCCGGGGCATCCCCGGAAACGCTGGTGTCGCTGAAGAATTCCAAGCTGTCGACCTTCCCGATTGCTGGCACCTGTCCCCGGGGGGAAACGCCTGAGCAGGATGCTGCCTTTATTGCCGAACTGCTGAAGGACGAAAAGGAACTCAGTGAACACAATATGCTGGTCGATCTGGGCCGGAATGATCTGGGTAAGGTCAGTGAATTTGGTTCGGTCAAGGTGGAAACCTATCAGGAGGTCGTTAAATATTCGCATGTCTCCCATATTTCCTCGACGGTGACCGGCACCCTCAAAGATGGACTGGATCAGCTGGATGCCCTCGGAGCAGTGTTGCCAGCCGGAACCCTGTCTGGAGCGCCGAAAAAGCGGGCGATCGAAATTATTAATGCCCTGGAAGGTCAGAAACGCGGCGTTTACGGCGGAGCGGTGGGATACATCGACTTTTCCGGCAACATGGACATGTGCATTGCCATTCGCATGGCGGTAAAAAAGAATGATAAGGTCTATGTTTCCGCCGGCGCCGGGATCGTCGCTGACAGCATTCCGGAAAAAGAATTCAACGAATCACGAAATAAAGCCCGGGCGATGTTTGAAGCGCTGGAACGGGCTCAGGAGGTGGAATAATGATTTTACTGATTGACAATTACGACAGCTTTTCCTATAACCTGTACCAATATGTGGGGATCATCAATCCGGATATCCGGGTGATTAAAAATGATGAACTCAGTATGGCCGAAATTATTGCTTTAAAACCGGATCACATCATTGTTTCGCCGGGGCCGGGACGACCAGCCGATGCGGGGATCTGCGAAGAGGTCATCGACTATTTCAAAGACAAAACCCCGATTCTAGGAGTCTGCCTCGGGCATCAAGCCATCTGTGAGGTCTTCGGCGGCACGGTCACCTATGCCAGTACCCTGATGCATGGCAAAAGCAGCAACGTTCATATCGCCAACGGCAGTCCAATCTTCCGGGGTTTGCCGCCGATTATCGCGGCCGGCCGGTATCACTCCCTCAGTGCCGAGCGCAGCACCTTGCCAGATGATCTTCTGATTATCGCCGAGGATGACGACGGCGAGGTGATGGCCGTGAAACATCGCAATTATGACGTTTACGGGGTGCAGTTTCATCCCGAATCGATCCTCACCGATGATGGGCACAAGATGATTGAGAACTTTTTAAAGATAGGAAATGAGAAATGATTAAATCAGCCATATATGATATTGTCAACGGCAAAGACCTGTCCCTGGAGCGGACTCGGTCGGTTATGGATCAGATTATGAACGGGCAGGCTACCAACGCCCAGATCGGTTCGTTTCTGACGGCGATGCGGATGAAGGGCGAAACCATCGATGAGATCACCGCCTGCGCCATGGTCATGCGGGATAAATGCACCAAGATTTTCCCCAAAACCGATGTGCTCGATATTGTCGGTACCGGTGGCGACGAGGTGGCCACCTTTAATATTTCCACGGTGTCGTCACTGGTGATTGCCGCCGGTGGGGTGCCGGTGGCCAAACACGGTAACCGCAGCGTCTCCAGCAAATGCGGATCGGCGGATCTGCTGGAAGCCCTGGGCGTGAATATTGAATTGTCGGCGGAAAAAAGCGCCGTGATCTTGGACGAGCTGGGGATCTGCTTTATGTTTGCCCCCACCTACCACGCTTCGATGAAATACGCCGGGCCGGTGCGAAAAGAACTGGGGATCCGGACGATCTTTAATATTCTCGGACCGCTGGCCAACCCGGCCGGCGCCAATATGCAGCTGCTGGGGGTCTACGATGAAAACCTGGTCGAACCGCTGGCCAATGTGCTGAACAAGCTCAATGTGAAGCGGGGAATGGTGGTGCACGGCCACGACGGCCTCGACGAGATCACCTTAACCGACACCACCACCATCTGTGAAATCGCTGATGGTAAGATCAACAGCTTTTTTATCACTCCGGAACAACTGGGACTAAAACGCTGTGAATTATCGGATCTGATCGGTGGCGAAAAGGAAGAAAATGCCGCTATTGCTCTGAATATCCTAAACGGCGAAAAGGGCCCCAAGCGGGATGTGGTCGTACTAAACTCCGCTTTTTGCCTGTATATGTCCCACAACGATATCACCCTCCGGGATTGCGTCAGAATGGCCGAGGCGATTATCGATTCCGGGAAGGCTAAGGCCAAGCTGGATGCCTTTATTAAACGCACCAATGAAATTGCCATTGAGGTGCTGGCATGATATTGGATCAGATTGTGGCATCCACTGCCAAACGAGTGACGGCGCTTAAAGAAACGACCAGTCTGGAAGCACTGAAAAGTCAGGCGACACCTTCGGTTGCACCTTTTGCTTTTGAAAAGGCTTTGGCCAGGAAAAAGGCCGCCGGAGAAATTGCCTTTATCTGCGAAGTCAAAAAAGCCTCGCCCTCCAAAGGCGTGATTGCGGTAGATTTCCCTTATGTGCAAATCGCCCGGGACTATCAGGCCGCCGGGGCGGATGCGATTTCGGTGCTCACCGAACCGGAATTTTTTCAGGGGTCTAATGATTATTTGACGGAAATCAAGAAGCAGGTGACGATCCCGGTGCTGCGCAAAGATTTTATCATTGACCCGATTCAGATTTATGAAGCCAGTCTGATCGGTGCCGATGCGATATTACTAATCTGCTCGATTTTAGATGTGGAACAGCTCCGGGAATATCTTAGGATTGCCGATTCACTGGGGCTATCGGCGCTGGTTGAAGCCCATGACGAAGCGGAAGTACAGCAAGCGCTGACCGCCGGTGCCCGGGTGATTGGAGTCAACAACCGCAACCTCAAAACCTTTGAGGTGGATCTCGACAACAGCATCCGGCTACGCCAGCTGGTGCCGCCGGAAATCGTCTTTGTTTCAGAGAGTGGGATACGAACCCCGGAAGATGTCGCTAAATTGCGGGAAAATGGGACGAATGCCGTACTGATCGGCGAAACACTGATGCGCAGTGGGGACAAGAAGCAGGAATTGGATAAGCTGCGGGGGTAGTTGCTAACTGCGGTACCGACCCAATTAGATATGGAGATTACCATGACAAAAATAAAAATCTGCGGCTTAACCCGCTTAGCAGATATCGAGGCGGTGAACGCCGTCAAACCGGATTATATTGGCTTTGTTTTTGCCACCAGTAAGCGCCAGGTCGATATGGAAACAGCCCGAACCTTAAAACAGGCTCTTGTTCCCGGCATTGAAGCCGTGGGGGTTTTTGTCAACCACCCGGTGACCGAGATCATCGCGCTGGCCGAGGCGGGCATTATCGATATCATCCAGCTGCATGGGGATGAGGACGAGGCCACGGTGCGGTTGCTGCAGGCGCAAACCGGCTTGCCGGTGATCCGGGCTTTCCGAATCAAGAGCCAGGCCGACATCAAGGAAACCACTGCCGATTACCGGCTCTTTGACACCTACGACCCGTCCCAATATGGTGGCTCCGGGGCAACCTTTAACTGGGAGCTGCTTGACGACGTTACCGGCGATTTTTTTCTGGCTGGTGGTCTGAACAGCGGCAACATTGAAGCCGCCATCAAGCAGGTCAAACCTTATTGCGTGGACATCAGCAGCGGGGTCGAAACCGATGGAGTGAAAGACCGGGACAAGATTATAAATATAGTAGATATAGTAAGAAAAATAGCTGATTTAAGAAATATAAACTGACAATCATTGCCTTGATGGCGGTTCAAAAAAACAATTTTGTAGAGTTAAGGAACGAACAGAGTAATTATACATAACCTAGCACTGACAATTGTTGGCATGTTGTACCCAAAGGGCAGACCCTACGCATCGGGGCGAACACGGCGATAGCCTGCGGGAAGGCAACGAGCCAATCACAAGCTTGCTTGTAGTTGGCGTCTGCCCGCGACTTATGAGAAAGGAGCATAGCGGATTTTTTATAAGTGTCCGATCCCGCAGCGAACAACAGATTAACAATTGGTCGGTACGATAGCGAAGTGTGAATCCATAGTTCATTAAAAATTGTTCCACAAAACCGTCAGCAAGGCTAACGGTTTTGTGGAAATAGAATAAGGAGAATTGAAAATGAGTAAAGGAAAATACGGGATCCACGGCGGACAGTACACACCAGAAACGCTGATGAATGCCATTATTGAAGTGGAAAAAGCTTATGAACACTATAAAAACGATCCGGCCTTTCAGGCCGAGTTAACCGAATTATTAAATGAATACGCCGGCCGGCCTTCGCGGCTGTATTATGCCAGGAAAATGACCGCCGATCTGGGCGGTGCCAAGATCTATTTGAAGCGGGAGGATTTAAACCACACCGGCTCCCATAAGATCAACAACGTACTGGGTCAGGCATTGCTGGCCAAGAAAATGGGGAAAACCCGGCTGATTGCCGAAACTGGCGCTGGTCAGCATGGGGTGGCCACGGCTACGGCGGCGGCCCTGATGGGTTTTGAATGCGAGATCTTTATGGGCAAAGAGGACACCGACCGCCAGGCGCTCAATGTCTTTCGGATGGAGTTGCTGGGCGCCAAGGTACATGTGGTCACCTCCGGAACGATGACCTTAAAGGATGCCGTCAACGAAACCTTTAGAGAATGGACGACCCGGGTGGATGACACTCATTACGTTCTTGGTTCGGTGATGGGCCCGCATCCTTTCCCGGAAATGGTCCGGGATTTTCAGAGTGTCATCAGCAAAGAAGCCCGAGCGCAGATTCTCGAAAAAGAAGGCCGACTGCCCAGTGCGGTGATTGCTTGTGTCGGCGGCGGCAGCAATGCCATCGGCGCTTTCTATAACTTTATTCCTGATGAATCCGTCCGACTGATTGGCTGTGAAGCCGCTGGCAAAGGAGTGGATACCGCTCTCCATGCAGCCACCATTGCCAATGGCAGTCTGGGGATCTTCCACGGCATGAAATCCTATTTCTGCCAGGACGAATACGGTCAGATCGCCCCGGTTTATTCGATTTCCGCCGGGCTGGACTATCCCGGTATCGGTCCGGAGCATGCCAATCTCCATGACACCAAACGCGCGGAATACGTGCCGATCACTGATGACGAAGCGGTGGCGGCCTTTGAATACCTGTCCCGCACTGAGGGGATTATTCCGGCCATTGAATCAGCCCATGCGATAGCCTATGCAATGGTGCTGGCACCAACCATGAAGAAAGATGAAATCATCATCGTCAATGTCTCCGGCCGAGGTGATAAGGATGTGGCCGCAATTGCACGATACAAGGGGGAAAATATCTATGAGTAATACTATTAATATAGAAGCTAATAAAACAAATAAAATTTCTCAGATCTTTGTGAATCAGAAAGCCTTTATCGCTTTTTTAACCGCCGGTGATCCATCGCTGGAAAAAACCGAGGAATTTATTCTGGCCATGGCAGATGCCGGAGCCGATCTGATTGAAATTGGCATTCCCTTTTCCGACCCTATCGCTGAAGGACCAGTGATTGAAGCGGCTAATGAACGGGCGTTAAGCGTCGGGACCACCACCGATAAGATCTTTGCGATGGTGGCTCGGGTTCGGCAAAAGACCGACATTCCGCTGGTCTTTTTAACCTACATGAATCCCATTTTTGTTTATGGAACGGAACGGTTTTTTACCGCCTGCGAAAAAGCTGGCATCAATGGCGTGATCATTCCCGATCTGCCTTTTGAAGAAAAGGGTGAGGTGCTGGGTGCCGCCGGTAATCACGGCCTGGATGTAATCACCCTGATTGCCCCGACCTCCCAGGATCGCATTCAGATGCTGGCCAAAGAAGCCACTGGTTTTATCTATCTGGTGTCATCCATGGGCGTCACCGGGGTGCGCAGCGAGATCAAAACTGATCTGGCCGCCATCATTGCCGATATCCGTCAGGTGACCCAGACTCCCGTTGCGGTGGGCTTTGGGATCGCTACCCCGGAACAGGCCACAACGATTTCCCAGATCGCGGATGGGGTCATCGTCGGCAGTGCCATCGTCCGGATCATTGCCGAACATGGGGCAGCGTCCACCGAACCCTTAAGTGACTATGTCCGCAAAATGAAGGCGGCATTGGTTTAGGGTTAATCTCAAAATCGTATTGGGTAATATTAACCATCATACAACTCGTTATTAAAGTATAGAATTTACATCGACTTAACACAAATTTTAAAAAGAAAACCAAAACCGTATTGACGGATCGATTTTTTACAGTTTTGATTCATTATTTTTCTAGAATTGATCAAAATCGGTTAAAAAAAATCAATTGATATCGTTTTTTTATCTTCAAAATGGGTAAAAACGTGTTATAGTTAGGTTTATAGTACTAATAATGTTTATAGGAGGAAGTCTTATGAAAAAATTTATTAACGATGTAGAAAATGTGGAAAATGAAATGCTGGAAGGTATCGTCCTTGCGCATCCTGAATACGTAACCCGTCTGGAAGGTTTTGATGTGCTGGTTCGCGCTGACAAAAAAGTTGGCAAGGTTGCTTTGGTCAGCGGTGGCGGCAGCGGACATGAGCCATCTCATGGCGGATTTGTCGGAAAAGGGATGCTTGATGGTGCGGTTGCTGGCTCGGTTTTCACTTCTCCCACACCAGACCAGGTATTCGAAGCGATCAAAGCAGTTGATGCTGGCGAAGGTGTATTATTAGTTATCAAGAATTACACCGGTGATATCATGAACTTCGAAATGGCCGCTGAACTGGCCGAAGCTGAAGGCATTAAAGTAGCTAATGTGGTTACCAATGATGATGTTGCTGTTGAAGATAGTCTTTATACCACCGGACGCCGGGGCGTGGCCGGAACGGTTTTTGTTCATAAAATTGCCGGCGCCAAAGCCGAAACCGGTGCTAGCCTTGATGAAGTCAAAGCGACTGCTGAAAAGGTTATTGCTAACGTCCGTACCATGGGTGTGGCTTTAAAACCATGTACTGTTCCAGCGGCCGGAAAACCAGGCTTTGAATTATCTGAAGATGAAATGGAACTGGGTATCGGGATCCATGGCGAACCAGGAACCGAAAGAAAACCAATCCAGACGGCTGATGAAATCGTCGATTACCTGATGGAACGGATCTTAAAAGATATGGATCCTAAAGCTGGCGACGAAGTAGCTGTGATGATCAATGGTGCCGGCGCAACCCCACCAATGGAACTATATATCTTAAACCGTCGGGTTCAGCAAATTCTGGCCGACAAAGGCGTTAAAGTCTTTAAAACCTTCGTAGGCGATTACATGACCTCCATTGATATGGCAGGCGCATCGATCACGCTGTTAAAACTGGACGCTGAACTGAAAGATTTATTACTGGCTCAAGCTGATACCATCGGCTTCAAAATGTACTAAAATATCGCAGCCAATAGTAAGATGCAATTACTGAAGTACCGTTAGCTTTGTTGGCAATTACACGAAACAATTCTTACACTGTACGACGTACAGGCTTAGGCCTGTTCGTCTACACGTTACAGAATTGTTTGTGAAACTACCACAAAGCATATTAAGTTTGGTGCTTTTAACAATCCAATAAAAGAACATAGAAACGAGGAAAGTGAATGGCAACAAAGGCAGAAGTGCTGGATTTTATCCGGGTTTATGCGGATAAGATGGCAGAACATCGACAAGAACTGACCGATTTTGACCAAGCAATCGGTGACGGTGATCATGGTATTAATATGAGCCGGGGATTTAAAGCGGTGATGGAAAAATTGCCGACTGTTGAAGACAAGAATATTGATGATATCTTAAAATCGGTAGGGATGACCCTGGTTTCCACCGTTGGTGGAGCTTCCGGCCCACTTTACGGCACTGCTTTTATGAAAGCTGGGGCAGCCGTCAAAGGCAAAGAAGAATTATCCAATGAGGATGTTATTCTGGCTTTTGATGAAGCGGTTGGCGGGATCCAATTTCGGGGTAAGGCAGTTCAAGGTGAAAAAACTATTTTGGACAGCATGATTCCGGCAATCAACGCTATTAAAGCAAGCATTGCTGCTGGCAAATCGATGACTGACGCCTTGGTAGATGCTGAAAAAGCAGCCTGGGATGGCGTCGAATATACCAAAACGATTATTGCTACCAAAGGACGAGCCAGTTATCTGGGTGAACGCAGCATCGGGCATCAGGATCCCGGCGCAACCTCCATGGCTTATGCTTTTCAGGCTGCCAAAGAAGTCGCTGAGAAGGCAGGTAAGTAAGGGATGGTAGGAATCGTAGTTGTTTCTCACAGTCAGAAAATTGCCGAAGGGGCAGTGGAACTGGCAAAACAAATGGCACCCGAGGCTAGAATTGCGGCAGCTGGTGGCATGGAAGATGGCGGCATCGGCACCGATGTTTCCAAGATATTTGCTGGTATCGAAGCTGTTCAAGAAGGTGATGGGGTGGTGATTCTGGTTGATCTCGGTAGTGCCGTGATGAGTTCGGAAATGGCCATCGAAATGCTGGAAGATGACAGTAATGTAAAAATCATTGATGCCCCCATTGTCGAAGGCACTATTTTCAGTTCGGTGGAAGCATCCATCGGATCATCCTTTGAGGAAGTTATCGAAGTGCTGGCAGGCTGTAAAACATATAAAAAATTCTAAATAACGTACCTGATTACAGAAAAAACACCCCAGAAGATAGGGGTGTTTTTTTAAAATACATTCACAAGCAATTTTACAAATTATAATGAATTTTCTAAGAAATTATGATATAATTTAAATCAATAGTTAAGAACGGTTTTTATACTCAAGGTATTTTAGAAGTTGCCAGAGAAATTATATACTTAAAGAAAGGGGAATTAAGATGGATCCAATTAGTTTAAATGTAGTCGAACTACAGAGTCCAGCGACATCACTGTCAAAGAAAATTGATGCTGTTACGATCAAGCCCACGGCCGACAGCGTTAATAGCCAAAATGCAACCAATGAAGCGAACAGCTATAACAAATATGATACCATGGAACTCAGTCGGGAATACGTAGGGTATCGGACGAAAAGTGAAAATGCAACTGTAAACAGCGATACCGATCAACAGAGTTCAACCGTTGATCAGAAAACCTCCCGGATTCCAGCTGATGAAGACGATGAATCAGCTGAGAAAAAACAGACAAAACCCCAGAATACTGAGGAAGAGAACAAAGAAGACGATAGTATTTCCAGCAATCAGTTGGCGGGTTATACCAGTTCAGAGTTGAAAGGGCTGTTATTGTCTGGAAAAATCACGGTATCTGCTTATAATGATGAAGTCAAAAGTCGACAGGATACCGAAACTAAAGCGGCTGAACAAAAATCGATTGCACAAAAACCCAAGAAACCAGTGATGGGATTGTCAAATAAACGCGCGGCAAACAGTGTATTTTAGATATTTCGATTAACAACATAAACCATAAAAGGAAGCGAAAGCCCGGATCTCTATCATCCAGTGGACAGCTTCTTTTTTTTGCTTTGTTGGAGACGCAATGGTTTAACTTTTCCTATTTCATTTTTCTAAAATTCGTGTTATATTATTTCTGTTGCTGAGTTGATTGTCTTGATGGAGCGGCGAATAGAGACACCTTAAAAGGAGAAATGATCATGTTTATTATCTTACTAAATTACACTAAACCAATCGAAGCAGTGGAGGCGGTGATCCCCGCCCATATTGACTATCTGGATCATTATTATCAGCTGGATAAATTTGTCTTATCTGGTCGCAAGCGGCCCCGGACCGGTGGGGTGATTCTCTGTCAGGCTAGCGATAAAGAAGAAGTCTGGACGATTATTGCTGAGGATCCTTTTTTTATTGAAAAGGTAGCCGACTATGAAGTGTTGGAGTTTCTGCCCACCAAGGCGGCGGTAGGTCTGGAGCGTTATCTGGCATAACAATAATTACACAAGGTTAAATAGTAACCTCTAAAAAGAAAAAACCTTCCGATAATTGGAAGGTTTTTTTTATTCAGGCTTTAGAGTAGGCACCGATTTTTTTATCCATGCCGGAAATGTGCTTGGTCAGCCAGTCGACGACCATTTGATTGGCATTGATGATAACCGAAATATTGCCGCCGGATGTATCATAAGCGGTTTTTAATTTGGCCAGTTCACTGACAAACGCTTTGTGAGCCGCCTGCTGTTCGGCCAGGCCGGGGTATTTGATGGATGTCATGTAACTTTCTTCATCACTAAAATGTTGCTTAGTGTACGCATCAAGAAAATTAAGTAAGTCTCCGACTACTTCTTTAGATTTGCCATTTTTTCCGGCTTCAAAAAGTTCATCTGCCATTTTAAATAATTGTTGGTGCTGTCCGTCAATGCTGTTGACACCAACTGATAAATCCTGGGTCCATACGATTGCCATAGTTTAAATCCTCCTGCGTGCAAAAAATTATGTTAGACTGCTATTAGTAAATTTACATGTCAAAATTATAACCTTAATTAAAGTCAAAATCAAGAGTGATTCTATATTAAATTTAAAAAATCACCAGCGATCCTATTTGAATCACCAGTGATTAGTTTTTTTTAGAGTTTTTTTAATTCATTAAGCTTGGCTATTAATTAGTGAACAGGTTTATTGTTATCATTAGTACTTATCATGTTCCCAATTGTCCAGTTCAATCCGAGGTTCAGTTGGAGCTACTGGTTCCGTTTT
This window encodes:
- the trpE gene encoding anthranilate synthase component I, whose product is MIKPSMEEARGYCGDYQSIPISLELFSDIKTPIEVLKCLKATGKKCYLLESVEGGEKWGRYSFLGFDPTLAVTCLDGEVVVKNGKTRDILTDDPRTVLREILAKWKSPKLDFLPVFTGGFVGYISYDFVKYTETNLVLTNDNAENFDDMNLMLFDKVIAYDHLRQKIVVIVNIKTDNFEANYIDGVIKLKEIEALIKNCNSTVAFRGQVTSEYRALFTKDYYCEMVEKTREHIYQGDIFQAVISNRLEADFEGDLLSAYRVLRTINPSPYMFYIDFDEIQVAGASPETLVSLKNSKLSTFPIAGTCPRGETPEQDAAFIAELLKDEKELSEHNMLVDLGRNDLGKVSEFGSVKVETYQEVVKYSHVSHISSTVTGTLKDGLDQLDALGAVLPAGTLSGAPKKRAIEIINALEGQKRGVYGGAVGYIDFSGNMDMCIAIRMAVKKNDKVYVSAGAGIVADSIPEKEFNESRNKARAMFEALERAQEVE
- a CDS encoding aminodeoxychorismate/anthranilate synthase component II codes for the protein MILLIDNYDSFSYNLYQYVGIINPDIRVIKNDELSMAEIIALKPDHIIVSPGPGRPADAGICEEVIDYFKDKTPILGVCLGHQAICEVFGGTVTYASTLMHGKSSNVHIANGSPIFRGLPPIIAAGRYHSLSAERSTLPDDLLIIAEDDDGEVMAVKHRNYDVYGVQFHPESILTDDGHKMIENFLKIGNEK
- the trpD gene encoding anthranilate phosphoribosyltransferase, with amino-acid sequence MIKSAIYDIVNGKDLSLERTRSVMDQIMNGQATNAQIGSFLTAMRMKGETIDEITACAMVMRDKCTKIFPKTDVLDIVGTGGDEVATFNISTVSSLVIAAGGVPVAKHGNRSVSSKCGSADLLEALGVNIELSAEKSAVILDELGICFMFAPTYHASMKYAGPVRKELGIRTIFNILGPLANPAGANMQLLGVYDENLVEPLANVLNKLNVKRGMVVHGHDGLDEITLTDTTTICEIADGKINSFFITPEQLGLKRCELSDLIGGEKEENAAIALNILNGEKGPKRDVVVLNSAFCLYMSHNDITLRDCVRMAEAIIDSGKAKAKLDAFIKRTNEIAIEVLA
- the trpC gene encoding indole-3-glycerol phosphate synthase TrpC, whose amino-acid sequence is MILDQIVASTAKRVTALKETTSLEALKSQATPSVAPFAFEKALARKKAAGEIAFICEVKKASPSKGVIAVDFPYVQIARDYQAAGADAISVLTEPEFFQGSNDYLTEIKKQVTIPVLRKDFIIDPIQIYEASLIGADAILLICSILDVEQLREYLRIADSLGLSALVEAHDEAEVQQALTAGARVIGVNNRNLKTFEVDLDNSIRLRQLVPPEIVFVSESGIRTPEDVAKLRENGTNAVLIGETLMRSGDKKQELDKLRG
- a CDS encoding phosphoribosylanthranilate isomerase, whose translation is MTKIKICGLTRLADIEAVNAVKPDYIGFVFATSKRQVDMETARTLKQALVPGIEAVGVFVNHPVTEIIALAEAGIIDIIQLHGDEDEATVRLLQAQTGLPVIRAFRIKSQADIKETTADYRLFDTYDPSQYGGSGATFNWELLDDVTGDFFLAGGLNSGNIEAAIKQVKPYCVDISSGVETDGVKDRDKIINIVDIVRKIADLRNIN
- the trpB gene encoding tryptophan synthase subunit beta is translated as MSKGKYGIHGGQYTPETLMNAIIEVEKAYEHYKNDPAFQAELTELLNEYAGRPSRLYYARKMTADLGGAKIYLKREDLNHTGSHKINNVLGQALLAKKMGKTRLIAETGAGQHGVATATAAALMGFECEIFMGKEDTDRQALNVFRMELLGAKVHVVTSGTMTLKDAVNETFREWTTRVDDTHYVLGSVMGPHPFPEMVRDFQSVISKEARAQILEKEGRLPSAVIACVGGGSNAIGAFYNFIPDESVRLIGCEAAGKGVDTALHAATIANGSLGIFHGMKSYFCQDEYGQIAPVYSISAGLDYPGIGPEHANLHDTKRAEYVPITDDEAVAAFEYLSRTEGIIPAIESAHAIAYAMVLAPTMKKDEIIIVNVSGRGDKDVAAIARYKGENIYE
- the trpA gene encoding tryptophan synthase subunit alpha, giving the protein MSNTINIEANKTNKISQIFVNQKAFIAFLTAGDPSLEKTEEFILAMADAGADLIEIGIPFSDPIAEGPVIEAANERALSVGTTTDKIFAMVARVRQKTDIPLVFLTYMNPIFVYGTERFFTACEKAGINGVIIPDLPFEEKGEVLGAAGNHGLDVITLIAPTSQDRIQMLAKEATGFIYLVSSMGVTGVRSEIKTDLAAIIADIRQVTQTPVAVGFGIATPEQATTISQIADGVIVGSAIVRIIAEHGAASTEPLSDYVRKMKAALV
- the dhaK gene encoding dihydroxyacetone kinase subunit DhaK; its protein translation is MKKFINDVENVENEMLEGIVLAHPEYVTRLEGFDVLVRADKKVGKVALVSGGGSGHEPSHGGFVGKGMLDGAVAGSVFTSPTPDQVFEAIKAVDAGEGVLLVIKNYTGDIMNFEMAAELAEAEGIKVANVVTNDDVAVEDSLYTTGRRGVAGTVFVHKIAGAKAETGASLDEVKATAEKVIANVRTMGVALKPCTVPAAGKPGFELSEDEMELGIGIHGEPGTERKPIQTADEIVDYLMERILKDMDPKAGDEVAVMINGAGATPPMELYILNRRVQQILADKGVKVFKTFVGDYMTSIDMAGASITLLKLDAELKDLLLAQADTIGFKMY
- the dhaL gene encoding dihydroxyacetone kinase subunit DhaL, whose product is MATKAEVLDFIRVYADKMAEHRQELTDFDQAIGDGDHGINMSRGFKAVMEKLPTVEDKNIDDILKSVGMTLVSTVGGASGPLYGTAFMKAGAAVKGKEELSNEDVILAFDEAVGGIQFRGKAVQGEKTILDSMIPAINAIKASIAAGKSMTDALVDAEKAAWDGVEYTKTIIATKGRASYLGERSIGHQDPGATSMAYAFQAAKEVAEKAGK
- the dhaM gene encoding dihydroxyacetone kinase phosphoryl donor subunit DhaM is translated as MVGIVVVSHSQKIAEGAVELAKQMAPEARIAAAGGMEDGGIGTDVSKIFAGIEAVQEGDGVVILVDLGSAVMSSEMAIEMLEDDSNVKIIDAPIVEGTIFSSVEASIGSSFEEVIEVLAGCKTYKKF
- a CDS encoding YciI family protein, which produces MFIILLNYTKPIEAVEAVIPAHIDYLDHYYQLDKFVLSGRKRPRTGGVILCQASDKEEVWTIIAEDPFFIEKVADYEVLEFLPTKAAVGLERYLA
- a CDS encoding bacteriohemerythrin, giving the protein MAIVWTQDLSVGVNSIDGQHQQLFKMADELFEAGKNGKSKEVVGDLLNFLDAYTKQHFSDEESYMTSIKYPGLAEQQAAHKAFVSELAKLKTAYDTSGGNISVIINANQMVVDWLTKHISGMDKKIGAYSKA